The Streptomyces sp. HSG2 genome has a segment encoding these proteins:
- a CDS encoding DNA topoisomerase IV subunit A, translating to MARRSTKTPPPDESYEERILDIDVVDEMQGSFLEYAYSVIYSRALPDARDGLKPVHRRIVYQMSEMGLRPDRGHVKCARVVGDVMGKLHPHSDSSIYDALVRMAQPFSMRVPLVDGHGNFGSLGNDDPPAAMRYTECRMAEASVLMTESIEEDTVDFAPNYDGQEREPVALPAAFPNLLVNGASGIAVGMATNMPPHNLREVIAAARHLIRYPNADLDALMKHVPGPDLPTGGRIVGLPGIRDAYATGRGTFKIRASVSVEPVTARRKGLVVTELPFTVGPEKVISKIKDLVGAKRVQGIADVKDLTDREHGLRLVIEIKNGFVPEAVLEQLYKLTPMEESFGINNVALVDGQPLTLGLKELLEVYLDHRFTVVRRRSEFRRGRRRDRLHLVEGLLTALLDIDEVIGLIRSSENSAQAKERLMERFSLSETQTQYILDTPLRRLTKYDRVELEAERERLGEEIEELTRVLESDAELRKLVSGELAAVAKKFGSDRRTVLSESPAAPAATLPLQVADAPCRVLMSSTGLLARTADDALASDTAAKRTRHDVIVSSVAATARGEVGVVTSAGRLLRLSVVDLPQLPPGPLSNLSGGAPAAEFVALGDGESVVCLTGLDESSPGLALGTAQGVVKRVAPDYPANKEELEVVTLKPGDRVVGAAELRTGEEDLVFVTDDAQLLRFQASQVRPQGRAAGGVAGIKLADRARVISFTVVDPASEAVVFTVAGARGTLDDSVQTTAKLTPFDQYPRKGRATGGVRCQRFLKGEDCLALAWAGPAPARAAQKNGSPARLPDPDPRRDGSGVSLPRPVWAVAGPIASDS from the coding sequence ATGGCCCGCCGTAGCACGAAGACCCCGCCGCCCGACGAGTCGTACGAGGAGAGGATCCTCGACATCGACGTCGTCGACGAGATGCAGGGCTCCTTCCTCGAGTACGCGTACTCGGTCATCTACTCCCGCGCGCTGCCGGACGCGCGGGACGGCCTCAAGCCCGTCCACCGCCGCATCGTCTACCAGATGAGCGAGATGGGGCTCAGGCCCGATCGCGGGCACGTCAAGTGTGCCCGTGTGGTCGGCGATGTGATGGGCAAGCTTCACCCGCACAGCGACTCCTCGATCTACGACGCTCTGGTGCGCATGGCCCAGCCCTTCTCGATGCGGGTGCCTCTGGTCGACGGCCACGGCAACTTCGGCTCGCTGGGCAACGACGACCCGCCGGCCGCGATGCGGTACACCGAGTGCCGCATGGCGGAGGCCAGTGTGCTGATGACGGAGTCCATCGAGGAGGACACCGTCGATTTCGCCCCGAACTACGACGGGCAGGAACGCGAGCCGGTGGCCCTGCCGGCGGCCTTTCCCAACCTCCTCGTCAACGGCGCGTCCGGCATCGCCGTCGGCATGGCCACGAACATGCCCCCGCACAACCTGCGGGAGGTGATCGCCGCGGCCCGTCACCTCATCCGATACCCCAACGCCGACCTCGACGCCCTCATGAAGCACGTTCCAGGGCCCGACCTGCCCACCGGCGGCCGGATCGTCGGCCTCCCCGGCATTCGGGACGCCTACGCGACGGGGCGCGGCACCTTCAAGATCCGGGCCTCGGTGTCGGTCGAGCCGGTCACCGCCCGCCGCAAGGGTCTGGTCGTGACCGAGCTGCCCTTCACCGTGGGTCCGGAGAAGGTGATCTCCAAGATCAAGGATCTGGTCGGGGCCAAGCGCGTCCAGGGCATCGCGGACGTCAAGGACCTCACCGACCGCGAACACGGCCTGCGCCTGGTCATCGAGATCAAGAACGGTTTCGTGCCGGAGGCGGTACTGGAACAGCTCTACAAGCTGACGCCGATGGAGGAGTCCTTCGGCATCAACAACGTGGCTCTGGTGGACGGTCAGCCTCTCACCCTGGGTCTGAAGGAGCTGCTGGAGGTCTACCTGGACCACCGGTTCACCGTGGTCCGGCGGCGCAGCGAGTTCCGGCGAGGTCGCAGACGCGACCGGCTGCACCTGGTCGAGGGGCTGCTGACGGCGCTGCTCGACATCGACGAGGTCATCGGACTGATCCGCTCCAGCGAGAACTCAGCCCAGGCCAAGGAGCGTCTGATGGAGCGCTTCTCACTGAGCGAGACACAGACCCAGTACATCCTGGACACCCCGCTGCGCCGGCTCACCAAGTACGACCGTGTGGAGCTGGAGGCCGAGAGGGAACGCCTCGGCGAGGAGATCGAGGAGCTGACCCGGGTCCTGGAGTCCGACGCCGAGTTGCGCAAGCTCGTTTCCGGCGAACTTGCGGCGGTGGCGAAGAAGTTCGGCAGCGATCGTCGCACGGTCCTGTCGGAGTCCCCGGCCGCTCCCGCGGCGACGCTGCCGCTCCAGGTGGCCGACGCGCCCTGTCGGGTGCTGATGTCGTCCACCGGCCTGCTGGCCCGCACCGCCGACGACGCCCTGGCCTCCGACACCGCCGCCAAGCGGACCCGGCACGACGTGATCGTCTCGTCGGTGGCGGCGACGGCCCGCGGAGAGGTCGGCGTCGTCACCTCGGCCGGGCGGTTGCTCCGACTGAGCGTCGTCGACCTGCCCCAACTGCCGCCGGGCCCGCTGTCGAACCTTTCGGGCGGAGCGCCCGCGGCGGAGTTCGTGGCGCTCGGGGACGGTGAGTCGGTGGTCTGTCTGACCGGGCTCGACGAGTCCTCGCCGGGCCTGGCACTCGGCACGGCACAGGGCGTCGTGAAGCGTGTGGCCCCGGACTACCCCGCGAACAAGGAGGAGTTGGAGGTGGTCACGCTCAAGCCCGGAGATCGCGTCGTGGGAGCGGCCGAGCTGCGTACCGGCGAGGAGGACCTGGTCTTCGTCACGGACGACGCGCAGTTGCTCCGTTTCCAGGCCTCGCAGGTGCGCCCGCAGGGCCGAGCGGCCGGCGGGGTGGCCGGGATCAAGCTCGCCGACAGGGCCAGGGTCATCTCCTTCACCGTGGTCGACCCGGCGAGCGAGGCCGTGGTGTTCACCGTCGCCGGCGCTCGCGGGACACTCGACGACTCCGTTCAGACCACGGCCAAGCTGACGCCGTTCGACCAGTACCCCCGCAAGGGCCGAGCCACCGGCGGGGTGCGCTGCCAACGGTTCCTGAAGGGCGAGGACTGCCTGGCCCTCGCCTGGGCCGGCCCCGCGCCGGCGCGCGCCGCTCAGAAGAACGGCTCCCCGGCCCGGCTTCCGGACCCCGACCCGCGACGGGACGGCTCGGGGGTTTCGCTGCCCCGACCGGTGTGGGCCGTGGCCGGCCCGATCGCGTCGGACTCCTAG